In a genomic window of Silurus meridionalis isolate SWU-2019-XX chromosome 27, ASM1480568v1, whole genome shotgun sequence:
- the sart3 gene encoding squamous cell carcinoma antigen recognized by T-cells 3, producing the protein MAATGNEAEALLADIKEEDEEEEEEEMEREIESGEGEEDEEAMGAENSEDEADDDDDTSEDERENEAEIQRLEEQLSINAFDYNCHVDLIKLLRQEGKLYRLRKARQKMSELFPLTEEIWLDWLKDEIGLTEGDVAEREKIYELFEKAIKDYICPDIWLEFAQYSIGGMGAAGGIDRVRAIFERALTAVGLHMTKGAALWEAFREFEIAILSTLQPPPGSVSSPEQQEQLNVQLERIHTLFRRQLAIPLMDMESTYTEYSDWTDEGIPAMVTQHYKKALQQLESHRPYEEALLMSEPPKLAEYQTYIEYEMKEGDPARVQIIFERALAENCLVPDLWAKYTIYLDRQLKIKELVLSCHERAVRNCPWTMGLWKSYLVALERHSAEHHIVSDVFEKALNAGFIQATDYVEIWQSYLDYLRRRVDFSKEGSRELEELRAAFTRALDYLKQDVEERFTESGDLSCTIMQVWARIEALHCKNMQKARELWDSIMTKGNAKYANMWLEYYNLERSYGDAAHCRKALHRAVQCTSDYPEHVCDVLLTFERVEGSLEDWDTAVQKTETRLNRVNEQRAKAAEKEAVLFQQEEDRFEQRRKAKAEKKVQKKGQKTNRTGDKRKAEDVDEDEWGEETEHKRHKGEENVQEEQMETESGSFRRRAAPQPTIGAPSIWKNQQSATETRNTTPRVPDDRNDSSSVFVSNLAFNLEDPEGKMRAAFGSCGTVVQVRPVFTPKGAFRGYCYVQFEDELVARDALKLDRHEVDGRPMFVSPCVDKSKNPDFKVFKYNTSMEKHKIFISGLPFSCTAEKLEELCKEHGPVKAVRLVTNRSGKPKGLAYVEFENEAQASQAVLKMDRTKLENHTLSVAISNPPSRKTEFTPALGGIMPRQFQGTRGKGRTQVSLLPRSLHRQNTPQVKAENGTSAKQQDGMSDGVQAENPETKPLTNEDFARMLLKK; encoded by the exons ATGGCGGCGACTGGGAACGAAGCTGAGGCGCTGCTAGCCGATATCaaggaggaggacgaggaggaggaagaagaagagatggaGCGAGAAATAGAGTcgggagaaggagaggaagatgaagaggcCATGGGCGCTGAGAACTCCGAAGACGAAGCGGACGACGACGACGACACGTCCGAGGACGAGCGGGAAAACGAGGCAGAGATCCAGCGCCTGGAGGAGCAG ctgtcAATCAATGCATTTGATTACAATTGCCACGTCGACCTGATCAAGCTGTTGAGGCAGGAGGGGAAGCTGTACAGACTGCGCAAGGCCAGGCAGAAGATGAGCGAGCTGTTCCCGCTTACCGAAG AGATCTGGCTGGACTGGCTGAAGGATGAAATCGGCCTGACCGAGGGCGACGTGGCGGAGCGCGAGAAGATCTACGAGCTCTTTGAGAAAGCCATAAAAGACTACATCT GTCCCGATATCTGGTTGGAGTTTGCTCAGTACTCTATAGGCGGCATGGGGGCTGCCGGAGGCATCGACCGAGTGCGCGCCATCTTCGAGAGGGCTCTGACAGCCGTCGGTTTGCACATGACCAAAGGAGCTGCGCTCTGGGAGGCGTTCCGGGAGTTCGAGATCGCCATTCTGTCCACCCTCCAG CCTCCTCCTGGCAGTGTCTCGAGTCCTGAGCAACAGGAGCAGCTGAATGTGCAGCTTGAAAGAATTCACACTCTCTTCAGAAGGCAGCTCGCAATACCTCTAATGG ATATGGAGAGCACATACACTGAATACTCAGATTGGACAGATGAGGGTATACCGGCGATGGTCACACAGCACTACAAGAAAGCTCTGCAGCAGCTGGAGAGTCACAGGCCTTACGAAGAGGCTCTG TTGATGTCCGAGCCGCCGAAGCTGGCCGAGTATCAGACTTACATCGAGTACGAGATGAAGGAGGGAGACCCCGCTCGAGTTCAGATCATCTTCGAGAGAGCGCTGGCGGAGAATTGCTTAGTTCCAGACCTTTGGGCCAAATACACAATCTATCTG GATCGCCAGTTGAAGATCAAGGAGCTGGTGTTGTCCTGTCATGAACGGGCGGTCCGGAACTGCCCCTGGACCATGGGCTTGTGGAAGAGCTACCTGGTGGCTCTGGAGAGACACAGCGCAGAGCATCACATAGTCTCTg ATGTGTTTGAAAAGGCGCTGAATGCAGGCTTCATCCAGGCCACTGATTACGTGGAGATCTGGCAGTCGTACCTGGACTACCTGAGACGGCGTGTCGATTTTAGCAAAG AGGGGAGCAGAGAGCTGGAGGAGCTGCGGGCGGCCTTCACACGCGCTCTGGACTACCTGAAGCAAGACGTGGAGGAAC GGTTTACTGAGAGTGGCGACCTGTCCTGTACAATAATGCAAGTCTGGGCCAGGATAGAG GCTTTGCACTGTAAGAATATGCAGAAAGCACGAGAACTGTGGGACAGCATTATGACAAAAGGGAATGCCAAGTACGCCAACATGTGGCTCGAGTATTACAATCTGGAGAG GTCCTATGGAGACGCAGCACATTGTCGGAAAGCCCTTCACCGAGCAGTGCAGTGCACCTCGGATTATCCAGAGCACGTGTGTGACGTTCTTCTCACTTTTGAGAGGGTCGAGG GTTCTCTGGAGGACTGGGACACTGCTGTCCAGAAGACAGAGACTAGACTGAACCGAGTGAATGAGCAGAGAGCGAAG GCAGCAGAGAAGGAGGCTGTGCTGTTCCAGCAAGAAGAAGATCGATTCGAACAGCGGCGTAAAGCCAAGGCCGAGAAGAAAGTGCAGAAAAAGGGCCAGAAAACCAACAGGACTGGAGACAAGAGGAAGGCAGAAGACGTGGATGAAGACGAATGGGGAGAGGAGACGG AGCATAAGAGACATAAAGGTGAAGAGAATGTCCAAGAGGAGCAGATGGAAACCGAAAGCGGGTCGTTCCGGCGGCGCGCTGCTCCGCAACCCACAATCGGTGCACCATCCATCTGGAAAAACCAGCAGTCGGCGACGGAAACGAGAAACACGACGCCCCGGGTGCCGGACGACCGAAACGACTCGAGCAGCGTGTTTGTCAGTAATTTGGCCTTTAACCTGGAAGACCCAGAGGGCAAAATGAGGGCTGCGTTCGGAAGTTGCGGCACCGTCGTGCAGGTGCGACCCGTGTTCACGCCGAAGGGCGCGTTCCGTGGATACTGCTACGTGCAGTTCGAAGATGAGCTGGTCGCTCGCGACGCGCTAAAGCTCGACAGGCACGAAGTGGACGGACGGCCCATGTTTGTGTCTCCCTGCGTGGACAAGAGCAAGAACCCTGACTTTAAG GTTTTCAAATACAACACCTCAATGGAGAAGCACAAAATCTTCATCTCAGGGCTGCCTTTCTCCTGCACCGCCGAGAAGCTGGAGGAGCTGTGCAAGGAGCACGGCCCGGTCAAAGCCGTCCGCCTCGTCACCAACCGCTCCGGCAAACCCAAg GGCCTGGCCTACGTGGAGTTCGAGAACGAGGCGCAGGCTTCTCAGGCCGTGTTAAAGATGGACAGGACGAAGCTGGAGAACCACACGCTCTCGGTGGCTATTAGTAATCCTCCATCCAGGAAGACAGAATTCACACCAGCTCTGGGAGGCATTATGCCTAGGCAGTTTCAGGGCAC TCGTGGAAAAGGACGCACACAGGTCTCTTTACTCCCTCGTTCCCTGCACCGTCAGAACACACCGCAGGTAAAAGCGGAGAACGGCACCTCGGCCAAGCAGCAGGACGGCATGAGCGACGGCGTGCAAGCCGAAAACCCGGAAACAAAGCCGCTGACCAACGAGGATTTTGCAAGGATGCTCCtgaaaaagtga
- the ficd gene encoding protein adenylyltransferase FICD, whose product MATITVLRHVSTSPLLCGWGPVLFVLLGSVLVLLLPLVGVEEKCCAKLKGISRLRCHRWGNTYHDVGYSTSLTVPYTALDLLPQKPKPNKESQLEAKAALHQALEMKKQGKREKAHKLLVYALNINPDFADALTELGTILEEEKDVVQADHLYSKALTISPCHQRALVSRDRTLPLVEEIDQRHFGVIDAKVQRLMAIPKGNSALRRILEETYYHHIYHTVAIEGNTLTLSEIRHIIETGYAVPGKSLHEQNEAIGVDAAMKYINTTLLSRPGAITVGDILDIHRRVLGHADPIEAGRFRASQVFVGHHIPPHPGDVERHMQELVQWLSSDEALHLHPVEFAALAHYKLVYIHPFVDGNGRTSRLLMNLVLMQANYPPISIRKEQRAEYYAALDTANEGDIRPFIRFIAKCTEITLDTLLIATTEHAVGLPDASNQACPDCKQTIPAHN is encoded by the exons ATGGCAACGATAACAGTGTTGCGTCACGTCAGCACTAGTCCTCTGCTATGCGGCTGGGGACCTGTTCTCTTCGTCCTGCTGGGCTCGGTGTTAGTCCTGCTGCTGCCTCTGGTGGGTGTGGAGGAGAAATGTTGTGCCAAACTGAAAGGCATCTCCCGCTTGCGCTGCCATCGGTGGGGCAACACCTATCATGATGTGGGGTACTCAACAAGCCTGACTGTACCCTACACTGCCCTTGACCTCCTACCTCAAAAGCCCAAGCCCAATAAAG AGTCACAGTTGGAGGCAAAGGCAGCTCTCCATCAGGCCCTGGAAATGAAGAAGCAGGGGAAAAGGGAGAAGGCACACAAACTTCTCGTCTACGCATTGAACATAAACCCAGACTTTGCAGACGCCCTCACCGAGCTAGGCACCATCctagaggaggagaaggatgtTGTTCAGGCTGACCACCTGTACAGCAAAGCACTCACCATTTCACCCTGCCACCAGAGGGCACTGGTGAGCCGTGATCGCACACTTCCCCTAGTAGAGGAGATCGACCAGCGTCACTTTGGAGTCATCGACGCCAAAGTGCAACGACTTATGGCCATCCCAAAAGGCAACTCTGCTCTTCGACGGATCCTGGAGGAGACCTATTACCACCATATTTACCATACAGTGGCCATCGAAGGCAACACTCTGACTCTGTCCGAGATCCGGCACATCATCGAGACAGGCTACGCTGTACCGGGGAAAAGCCTGCACGAGCAGAACGAAGCTATTGGTGTTGACGCTGCCATGAAGTACATCAACACCACACTACTGTCACGCCCTGGTGCCATCACAGTCGGTGATATCCTGGACATCCATCGGCGAGTGCTGGGACACGCTGATCCAATAGAAGCGGGGCGATTCAGAGCAAGCCAGGTGTTTGTCGGCCACCACATTCCACCGCATCCAGGCGATGTGGAGCGGCACATGCAGGAGCTAGTACAATGGCTCAGTTCAGACGAAGCTCTGCACCTTCACCCGGTCGAATTTGCTGCTCTGGCGCACTATAAACTCGTCTACATCCACCCGTTTGTCGATGGAAACGGACGGACCTCGAGGCTCCTGATGAACCTAGTGCTAATGCAGGCAAATTACCCGCCGATCTCTATCCGGAAAGAGCAAAGGGCCGAGTATTACGCCGCCTTAGACACAGCTAACGAGGGCGACATTCGGCCGTTCATTCGCTTTATTGCCAAGTGTACGGAGATCACGCTGGACACACTGCTCATAGCTACGACTGAACACGCAGTGGGTTTGCCTGATGCTAGCAATCAGGCTTGTCCTGACTGTAAACAGACTATACCGGCGCataattga